From the genome of Bosea sp. Tri-49, one region includes:
- a CDS encoding 50S ribosomal protein L21 — translation MFAVIKTGGKQFRVAANDRITIAKLEGNPGDTVAFGSVLMLTDGDKSTVGAPFLGDITVAGEIVEQTRGEKVIAFKKRRRQNSKRKRGFRAELTVVRITDILTGGKKPEMKKGEVAPVALKAGSEAVKGKAAAKPAKAKAEAKAEGLDASNLSLISGVGPTIEKKLRAAGITSWNDIAAWTEADVAKWDEELKLRGRATREEWVEQAKELLAGKPPRAKVDQAEQASGEDY, via the coding sequence ATGTTCGCAGTCATCAAGACCGGCGGCAAGCAGTTCCGCGTCGCCGCCAATGACCGCATTACGATCGCCAAGCTCGAGGGCAACCCGGGCGACACCGTCGCTTTCGGCTCCGTGCTGATGCTGACCGACGGTGACAAGTCGACGGTTGGCGCGCCGTTCCTCGGCGACATCACCGTCGCCGGCGAGATCGTCGAGCAGACCCGCGGCGAGAAGGTCATCGCCTTCAAGAAGCGCCGCCGCCAGAATTCGAAGCGCAAGCGCGGTTTCCGCGCCGAGCTGACCGTTGTGCGCATCACCGACATCCTCACCGGCGGCAAGAAGCCGGAGATGAAGAAGGGCGAAGTTGCCCCGGTCGCGCTCAAGGCCGGCAGCGAAGCCGTCAAGGGCAAGGCCGCGGCCAAGCCTGCCAAGGCCAAGGCGGAAGCCAAGGCCGAGGGCCTCGACGCCTCCAACCTCTCGCTGATCTCGGGCGTCGGCCCGACCATCGAGAAGAAGCTGCGCGCCGCCGGCATCACCTCCTGGAACGACATCGCCGCCTGGACCGAGGCCGACGTCGCCAAGTGGGACGAGGAGCTGAAGCTTCGTGGCCGCGCCACTCGCGAGGAGTGGGTCGAGCAGGCCAAGGAGCTGCTCGCCGGCAAGCCGCCGCGTGCTAAGGTCGACCAGGCCGAGCAGGCGTCCGGTGAGGACTACTGA
- a CDS encoding GNAT family N-acetyltransferase: MFPELTRDDVFRLETRRLWLRWPRIADATAILRLAGEKAVAEMTASIPHPYPTQAADPFVFATRKGNALGEHLVLAITPREKPNELIGMIGAHKQATGRPFIGYWLGTPYWNRGYATEAVQALIDTMFSLVEIDAIEADTRVINPASRRVLEKSGFRQEGSFLKSLPARGGLFPCEQFRLDRSTWAALKSWSASGWAPLPAAEQQQQADSFSEEPCLA, encoded by the coding sequence ATGTTCCCCGAATTGACGAGAGACGACGTCTTCCGGCTCGAGACCCGGCGGCTGTGGCTGCGCTGGCCGCGGATCGCCGACGCCACCGCCATCCTGCGCCTCGCCGGCGAGAAGGCTGTCGCCGAGATGACCGCCTCGATCCCGCACCCTTATCCGACGCAGGCGGCCGATCCCTTCGTCTTCGCCACTCGCAAGGGCAATGCGCTCGGCGAGCATCTCGTGCTGGCGATCACCCCGCGCGAGAAGCCGAACGAGCTGATCGGCATGATCGGCGCGCACAAGCAGGCGACCGGGCGGCCCTTCATCGGCTACTGGCTCGGCACGCCCTACTGGAACAGGGGCTATGCCACCGAAGCGGTGCAGGCGCTGATCGACACCATGTTCTCGCTGGTCGAGATCGACGCGATCGAGGCCGATACCCGCGTCATCAACCCGGCCTCGCGCCGGGTGCTGGAGAAGAGCGGCTTTCGGCAGGAGGGCTCCTTCCTCAAGTCGCTGCCGGCGCGCGGAGGCCTCTTCCCCTGCGAGCAGTTCCGGCTCGACCGCTCGACCTGGGCGGCGCTGAAGAGCTGGAGCGCCTCCGGCTGGGCGCCGCTGCCTGCCGCCGAACAGCAGCAGCAGGCGGACAGCTTCAGCGAGGAGCCATGCCTCGCCTGA
- a CDS encoding GNAT family N-acetyltransferase — MRGSTGYNSRRARAIRLETERLVLDLHGVEHFEPLCQMWGDAAVVHHIGQPSTPQEAWMRLLRYRGLWPLLGYGYWALTEKTSGRFVGDLGFADFHRAIEPPIRGIPEAGWVLASWAHGRGFASEALTAALAWLDRQSEHEGAVCLIAPGNQPSLRLARRFEFRDERIVSFSGHETVLLRRARATQG; from the coding sequence ATGCGCGGCTCTACCGGCTACAATTCGCGGAGGGCTAGAGCCATTCGCCTGGAGACCGAACGCCTCGTCCTCGATTTGCACGGCGTCGAGCATTTCGAGCCGCTTTGCCAGATGTGGGGCGATGCGGCGGTGGTGCATCATATCGGCCAGCCCTCGACGCCGCAGGAGGCGTGGATGCGGCTGCTGCGCTATCGCGGGCTCTGGCCGCTGCTCGGCTATGGCTATTGGGCGTTGACCGAGAAGACGAGCGGTCGCTTCGTCGGCGATCTCGGCTTCGCCGACTTCCATCGGGCGATCGAGCCACCGATCCGTGGTATTCCCGAGGCCGGCTGGGTGCTCGCGAGCTGGGCGCACGGCCGGGGCTTCGCGAGCGAGGCACTCACCGCCGCGCTCGCCTGGCTCGATCGGCAGAGCGAGCACGAGGGCGCGGTTTGCCTGATCGCGCCGGGAAACCAGCCGTCCCTGCGGCTCGCCCGGCGCTTCGAGTTCCGTGACGAGCGCATCGTCAGCTTCTCGGGGCATGAAACGGTGCTGCTCCGACGCGCACGGGCCACGCAGGGCTGA
- a CDS encoding invasion associated locus B family protein, which produces MSRLTILALSMSVLAAGAALAQAPAQRPAPQRPAQAQTAPAPGAVSQPDNTTATYGDWVMRCQASVAARVCEIVQTLEQQGQRGPIALVAIGRPVKDEPIKLVIQVPPNLALGDKASVRVTVADKDEALAVFQRCLPGGCFAEASLSDADFKRWRGFSEAGQMRYLDAGKREVALPLSFRGFPAAAEALQREP; this is translated from the coding sequence ATGAGCCGACTGACCATCCTCGCCCTCTCTATGTCCGTCCTGGCGGCCGGCGCTGCGTTAGCCCAGGCACCGGCGCAGCGCCCTGCCCCGCAACGGCCAGCCCAGGCGCAGACGGCGCCCGCGCCCGGCGCAGTCTCCCAACCCGACAACACCACCGCGACCTATGGCGACTGGGTGATGCGCTGCCAGGCGAGCGTCGCCGCCCGTGTCTGCGAGATCGTCCAGACCCTGGAGCAGCAGGGCCAGCGTGGCCCGATCGCCCTGGTCGCGATCGGCCGGCCGGTCAAGGACGAGCCGATCAAGCTGGTGATCCAGGTTCCGCCCAACCTTGCGCTCGGCGACAAGGCGAGCGTGCGCGTCACCGTCGCCGACAAGGATGAGGCGCTGGCCGTCTTCCAGCGCTGCCTGCCCGGCGGCTGCTTCGCCGAAGCCAGTCTGAGCGACGCGGACTTCAAGCGCTGGCGCGGCTTCAGCGAAGCCGGCCAGATGCGCTATCTCGATGCAGGCAAGCGCGAGGTCGCGCTGCCGCTTTCCTTCCGCGGCTTCCCCGCCGCCGCCGAGGCGTTGCAGCGCGAGCCCTGA
- the obgE gene encoding GTPase ObgE, whose protein sequence is MKFLDQAKIYVKAGDGGAGCVSFRREKFIEFGGPNGGDGGRGGDVVVECVQGLNTLIDFRFQQHFKARIGEHGMGKDRHGANGTAIVLKVPPGTEVLDEDGETLIADLTEPGQRFVLCKGGNGGFGNAYFKTATNQAPRHANPGLPGEERWVWLRLKLIADAGLVGLPNAGKSTFLATVTAAKPKIADYPFTTLHPGLGVVRVDAREMVLADIPGLIEGAHEGHGLGDRFLGHIERCRVLLHLVEGTTEHAGKAYKTVRKELAAYGADLDEKPEIVALSKVDALTPEVRKEQLARLKRAAGRTPIALSAASGEGVEAALRAVFAVVEEARAQEVQDDAPAQETGWHP, encoded by the coding sequence ATGAAATTCCTCGACCAAGCCAAGATCTATGTGAAGGCCGGTGACGGCGGCGCCGGCTGCGTCTCGTTCCGACGCGAAAAATTCATCGAGTTCGGCGGCCCTAATGGCGGCGATGGCGGGCGCGGCGGCGACGTCGTGGTCGAATGCGTGCAGGGGCTCAACACCCTCATCGACTTCCGCTTCCAGCAGCACTTCAAGGCCCGGATCGGCGAGCACGGCATGGGCAAGGACCGGCACGGTGCCAATGGCACCGCGATCGTGCTCAAGGTGCCGCCGGGAACCGAAGTGCTCGACGAGGACGGCGAGACCCTGATCGCCGACCTGACCGAGCCCGGCCAGCGCTTCGTCCTGTGCAAGGGCGGCAATGGCGGCTTCGGCAACGCCTATTTCAAGACCGCGACCAATCAGGCACCGCGCCATGCCAATCCCGGCCTGCCGGGCGAGGAGCGCTGGGTCTGGCTGCGCCTCAAGCTGATTGCCGATGCCGGCCTCGTTGGCCTGCCCAATGCCGGCAAGTCGACCTTCCTCGCCACCGTCACCGCGGCAAAACCCAAGATCGCCGACTATCCCTTCACTACACTGCATCCCGGCCTCGGCGTCGTTCGCGTTGATGCACGCGAGATGGTGCTCGCCGATATTCCCGGGCTGATCGAAGGCGCGCATGAGGGCCATGGCCTCGGCGATCGCTTCCTCGGCCATATCGAGCGCTGCCGCGTGCTGCTGCATCTCGTCGAGGGCACGACCGAGCATGCCGGCAAGGCCTACAAGACGGTGCGCAAGGAACTCGCCGCCTATGGTGCCGATCTCGATGAGAAGCCCGAGATCGTCGCGCTCTCCAAGGTCGATGCGCTGACACCGGAGGTGCGCAAGGAGCAGCTCGCCCGCCTGAAGCGCGCCGCCGGACGCACCCCGATCGCGCTCTCGGCCGCTTCGGGCGAGGGCGTCGAGGCCGCGCTGCGCGCCGTCTTCGCCGTGGTCGAGGAAGCCCGTGCACAAGAAGTGCAGGATGACGCCCCGGCACAGGAAACCGGCTGGCATCCTTGA
- a CDS encoding GntR family transcriptional regulator, giving the protein MEEIAGGKHAVGDLLPSEHELAELHDVSRSTVRAALLQLQNLGVISRRRGAGTRVETSRPAVSSAAYNQSLRTFDDLVQYADATERRVLAMADVVADDALAQRLQCRPGRRWLHVSAIRVSTDDETAAPICWTDLYIDGDYAELMRRDLPGYRHTVSALIEERHGRRVSEIRQTIRAAGLTEAVATALAAAPGDPALEITRRYVDVTGIAFITTFSLHPSDRFVYEMRLRRRSDSAEG; this is encoded by the coding sequence TTGGAGGAGATCGCCGGGGGAAAGCATGCAGTCGGCGATCTGCTGCCCTCCGAGCACGAACTCGCCGAACTGCACGATGTCAGTCGCTCCACAGTACGGGCGGCGCTGCTCCAGTTGCAGAACCTCGGCGTGATCAGCCGGCGCAGAGGGGCCGGGACGCGGGTCGAGACATCGCGGCCTGCGGTTTCGAGCGCGGCTTACAATCAGTCGCTGCGGACATTCGATGATCTCGTGCAATATGCCGATGCAACCGAGCGCCGCGTGTTGGCGATGGCGGATGTCGTCGCCGACGATGCCCTCGCGCAGCGACTGCAGTGTCGCCCGGGACGGCGCTGGCTGCATGTCTCGGCCATCCGCGTCAGCACCGATGACGAAACTGCCGCGCCGATCTGCTGGACTGATCTCTATATCGACGGAGACTATGCCGAGTTGATGCGTCGGGATCTCCCCGGTTATCGGCATACCGTCTCGGCCCTGATCGAAGAGCGGCATGGGCGGCGTGTCAGCGAAATCCGGCAAACGATCCGCGCCGCTGGGCTGACGGAGGCTGTTGCCACAGCTCTCGCGGCCGCGCCCGGCGACCCCGCGCTCGAGATCACACGGCGCTATGTCGATGTCACGGGCATCGCCTTCATCACAACCTTTAGCCTCCACCCCAGTGATCGCTTCGTCTACGAGATGCGCCTCAGGCGACGCTCGGACAGCGCCGAGGGCTGA
- a CDS encoding ABC transporter ATP-binding protein, translating to MKIGRVTDDTLALFVRVWRERGRQYLPQMLTILALVVVIAATTSFYPLLIKAAFDAFADPIGAEATGFVRRMERLVSKSINIEIGVVNAVAVVVVIVTAIKGFSLLTQTVMTNSVVSRIEADMQSALYDHLIDADLAQLQRENPASLTQRFTTDFTFVKEALTRLVNIAIRDVMTAIALVGAMLWIDWKMTAVVLLIAPIVARPIGRIGKKLRRMAASQQEQTGIMASLVTESLQGARVAKTDSLEPYLKQRAASAFETIRALKMKAANARGRLDPLLEVAGGIAVAGVLAAIGVRITSGSSTVGDFTGYVSALLLAAQPMRSLGNLNAIVQEAGASLKRYYALIDEKSLITERPDAKPLVVTGGEVAFRDLRFRYRDDQRGLEGIDLVAEAGKTTALVGRSGSGKSTMLALVPRLYDPTEGKVEIDGQDTREVTLHSLRSQIGVVSQDVVLFDDTVRANIGFGRPGASEADIVAAAKGAAAHDFIMAMPDGYETRVGERGSRLSGGERQRLAIARAILKDAPILLLDEATSALDTQSERLVQEALAELMKGRTTLVIAHRLSTVREADQIVVLDEGRVIETGDHDGLIARDGAYARLYRLQFAEG from the coding sequence ATGAAGATCGGCCGCGTCACCGACGATACCCTTGCGCTCTTCGTCCGAGTCTGGCGTGAGCGCGGGCGGCAATACCTGCCGCAAATGCTCACCATCCTCGCCCTCGTCGTGGTCATCGCGGCGACGACGAGCTTCTATCCGCTGCTGATCAAGGCGGCTTTCGACGCCTTCGCCGACCCGATCGGGGCCGAGGCGACCGGCTTCGTGCGCCGCATGGAGCGGCTGGTGTCGAAATCGATCAATATCGAGATCGGCGTCGTCAATGCCGTCGCCGTCGTCGTGGTGATCGTCACCGCGATCAAGGGCTTCTCGCTGCTGACCCAGACGGTGATGACCAACAGCGTCGTCAGCCGGATCGAGGCCGACATGCAGAGCGCGCTCTACGATCACCTGATCGACGCCGACCTCGCGCAGCTGCAGCGGGAGAACCCGGCTTCGCTGACCCAGCGCTTCACCACCGACTTCACCTTCGTCAAGGAGGCGCTGACGCGGCTGGTCAATATCGCGATCCGCGACGTGATGACGGCAATCGCGCTGGTCGGCGCCATGCTCTGGATCGACTGGAAGATGACGGCCGTGGTGCTCCTGATCGCGCCGATCGTCGCCAGGCCGATCGGCCGGATCGGCAAGAAGCTGCGCCGGATGGCGGCCTCGCAGCAGGAGCAGACCGGCATCATGGCGAGCCTGGTCACCGAGAGCCTGCAGGGCGCGCGCGTCGCCAAGACCGATTCGCTCGAGCCTTATCTGAAGCAGCGCGCCGCTAGCGCCTTCGAGACGATCCGGGCGCTGAAGATGAAGGCGGCCAATGCGCGCGGCCGGCTCGACCCGCTGCTCGAGGTCGCCGGCGGCATCGCGGTCGCCGGCGTGCTCGCTGCGATCGGTGTCCGCATCACCTCGGGCAGCTCCACCGTTGGCGATTTCACCGGCTATGTTTCGGCGCTCTTGCTCGCAGCACAGCCGATGCGCTCGCTCGGCAATCTCAACGCCATCGTGCAGGAGGCCGGCGCCTCGCTGAAGCGCTACTACGCGCTGATCGATGAGAAATCGCTGATCACCGAGCGCCCGGATGCCAAGCCTTTGGTGGTCACTGGCGGCGAGGTCGCCTTCCGCGACCTGCGGTTCCGCTATCGCGACGACCAGCGCGGCCTCGAAGGCATCGACCTCGTCGCCGAGGCCGGCAAGACCACCGCTCTGGTCGGCCGCTCCGGCTCGGGCAAATCGACCATGCTGGCGCTGGTGCCGCGGCTCTACGATCCGACCGAGGGCAAGGTCGAGATCGACGGGCAGGATACCCGCGAAGTAACCCTGCACAGCCTGCGCAGCCAGATCGGCGTGGTCAGCCAGGATGTGGTGCTGTTCGATGACACGGTGCGCGCCAATATCGGCTTCGGCCGCCCGGGCGCCAGCGAGGCGGACATCGTCGCTGCTGCCAAGGGAGCGGCGGCGCATGATTTCATCATGGCGATGCCCGATGGCTACGAGACACGGGTCGGCGAACGCGGCTCGCGCCTGTCCGGTGGCGAGCGCCAGCGCCTTGCGATTGCCCGTGCCATCCTGAAGGACGCGCCGATCCTGCTGCTCGACGAGGCGACTTCAGCGCTCGACACCCAGTCAGAGCGGCTGGTGCAGGAGGCGCTGGCTGAGCTGATGAAGGGCCGGACGACGCTTGTTATCGCGCATCGGCTCTCGACCGTGCGCGAGGCCGACCAGATCGTCGTGCTCGACGAGGGCAGGGTGATCGAGACCGGCGATCATGACGGGCTGATCGCGCGCGACGGTGCCTATGCGCGGCTCTACCGGCTACAATTCGCGGAGGGCTAG
- a CDS encoding extracellular catalytic domain type 1 short-chain-length polyhydroxyalkanoate depolymerase, protein MRKLSDTIARLSAYRTQLGTGAGVDVSGRLGTLPDFGSNPGALLARTYLPRELPAGAPLVVVLHGCTQTASGYDLGTGWSTLAERDGFALLLPEQQRANNANLCFNWFEPGDIHRGKGEALSISQMIEAMIVRHGLDRSRVFITGLSAGGAMAGVMLATYPELFAGGAIIAGLPYGVATTIPEAFDRMRAHGLPGEQKLQDLVRSASRHDGQWPRISIWQGSADRTVAPANAAALIAQWRGVHGLPAEPLASESVDGHRRRVWRDAEGRELIEEYSIAGMGHGTPIAGDGIGRGGPFILAAGISSTRRIARFWDLSPEVVETASHSAVAAPLAQKPATTPAATTAVPGEPPRHTGPAGSNQAATAGVRKIIEDALRSAGLMR, encoded by the coding sequence ATGCGAAAGCTCTCCGACACGATCGCCCGCCTATCAGCCTATCGCACCCAGCTGGGGACCGGGGCGGGCGTCGATGTGTCCGGCCGCCTCGGCACCTTGCCGGATTTCGGCAGCAATCCCGGCGCGCTGCTCGCCCGGACCTATCTCCCGCGCGAGCTTCCGGCCGGTGCGCCGCTCGTGGTGGTGCTCCATGGCTGCACCCAGACTGCGTCCGGCTACGATCTCGGCACCGGCTGGTCGACCCTCGCCGAGCGCGACGGCTTTGCCCTGCTGCTTCCCGAGCAGCAGCGCGCCAACAACGCCAATCTCTGCTTCAACTGGTTTGAGCCGGGCGATATCCATCGCGGCAAGGGCGAGGCGCTGTCTATCAGCCAGATGATCGAGGCCATGATCGTGCGCCATGGTCTCGATCGGAGCCGCGTCTTCATCACTGGATTGTCGGCTGGTGGCGCCATGGCCGGCGTTATGCTCGCAACCTATCCCGAGCTCTTCGCCGGTGGCGCGATCATCGCCGGTCTGCCCTACGGGGTCGCGACGACCATTCCCGAGGCCTTCGACCGCATGCGCGCCCACGGCTTGCCCGGCGAGCAAAAGCTGCAGGATCTGGTGCGCTCCGCCTCCCGGCACGACGGACAATGGCCGAGGATTTCGATCTGGCAGGGCAGCGCCGACCGCACCGTCGCCCCTGCCAATGCCGCAGCGCTCATCGCGCAATGGCGCGGCGTCCACGGCCTGCCTGCCGAGCCCTTGGCGAGCGAATCGGTGGATGGCCATCGGCGCCGCGTCTGGCGTGACGCTGAGGGCCGCGAGCTGATCGAGGAGTACAGCATTGCCGGAATGGGGCATGGCACGCCGATCGCCGGCGACGGTATCGGCCGGGGCGGCCCGTTCATCCTGGCCGCCGGGATTTCCTCGACGCGCCGGATTGCCCGATTCTGGGACCTTTCGCCGGAGGTAGTCGAAACGGCGTCGCATTCCGCGGTCGCTGCGCCGCTAGCCCAAAAGCCTGCAACCACACCGGCCGCGACAACGGCAGTTCCCGGCGAACCGCCGCGGCATACCGGTCCGGCCGGCTCGAATCAGGCAGCCACGGCCGGCGTGCGCAAGATCATCGAGGATGCGCTGCGCTCGGCCGGGCTGATGCGGTGA
- a CDS encoding MFS transporter, with product MPARKATRREWLGLIAIAFPCMIYSMDLTVLNLAVPTLMRELKPSAGQLLWIIDIYGFMVAGFLMTMGTLGDRIGRRKLLLIGAAAFGVASTVAAFSTSTEMLIVTRALLGIAGATLAPSTLSLIAVMFEDETERTFAISMWIASFSAGAVIGPLVGGALIEYFWWGSVFLIAVPPMLILLVIGPILLPEYKAPQAGKLDLPSALLSLAAILPVIYGVKHWAEFGLSIYAAACIIAGLLFGVVFARRQQRLADPMVDLTLFGIPAFRAALAINLAGIMVMFGSFIFVAQYLQLVAGLTPLEAGIWSLPSAIAFTLASFAVTPLSVRFKPATLMAGGMILSALGFVWLALAPNLVQIVSASVMFSIGFTPVIALTTGIVVGSAPQERAGAASAMSETSIELGGALGIAVFGSLGTALYRQGMADLSVAGVDGATLAPARSTLGGALAAAERLAPDQSAHLLEAAREAFMTGFHAVALIAIAGMVFCIAVALTTLRDARPSGAH from the coding sequence ATGCCGGCGCGCAAGGCCACCCGCCGTGAATGGCTGGGCCTGATCGCCATCGCTTTCCCTTGCATGATCTATTCGATGGACCTGACGGTCTTGAACCTCGCCGTGCCGACCCTGATGCGCGAGCTCAAGCCATCGGCCGGGCAGTTGCTTTGGATCATCGACATCTACGGCTTCATGGTCGCGGGCTTCCTGATGACGATGGGCACGCTCGGCGACCGGATCGGCCGGCGCAAGCTCTTGCTGATTGGCGCGGCCGCCTTCGGTGTCGCCTCGACCGTTGCCGCCTTCTCGACCAGCACCGAGATGCTGATCGTGACGCGGGCACTGCTCGGCATCGCCGGGGCGACATTGGCGCCCTCGACGCTCTCGCTGATCGCGGTAATGTTCGAGGACGAGACCGAGCGTACCTTCGCCATTTCGATGTGGATCGCGAGCTTCTCGGCCGGCGCCGTGATCGGCCCCTTGGTGGGCGGTGCGCTGATCGAGTATTTCTGGTGGGGCTCGGTCTTTCTGATCGCGGTGCCTCCGATGCTGATCCTGCTCGTGATCGGGCCGATTCTGCTGCCGGAATACAAGGCGCCGCAGGCCGGCAAACTCGACCTTCCCAGCGCTCTGCTTTCGCTGGCGGCGATCCTGCCGGTGATCTACGGGGTCAAGCACTGGGCCGAGTTCGGACTTTCGATCTATGCGGCCGCCTGCATCATCGCCGGGCTCTTGTTCGGCGTGGTGTTCGCGCGCCGGCAGCAGCGCCTCGCCGACCCGATGGTCGACCTCACTTTGTTCGGGATTCCGGCCTTCCGCGCGGCGCTGGCGATCAATCTCGCCGGTATCATGGTGATGTTCGGCAGCTTCATTTTTGTGGCGCAGTACCTGCAACTGGTGGCCGGGTTGACGCCGCTCGAGGCGGGCATCTGGTCGCTGCCGTCGGCGATCGCCTTCACGCTCGCGTCCTTCGCTGTCACACCGCTGTCCGTGCGCTTCAAGCCGGCGACGCTGATGGCTGGCGGCATGATCCTGTCGGCGCTCGGCTTTGTCTGGCTGGCCTTAGCGCCGAACCTCGTCCAGATCGTCTCTGCCTCGGTGATGTTCTCGATCGGCTTCACGCCGGTGATCGCGCTGACGACCGGGATCGTTGTCGGCTCGGCGCCGCAGGAGCGAGCGGGCGCGGCTTCCGCCATGTCCGAGACCAGCATCGAGCTCGGCGGTGCGCTGGGGATCGCGGTCTTCGGCAGCCTCGGCACGGCGCTCTATCGCCAGGGCATGGCTGACCTCTCGGTCGCAGGTGTGGACGGCGCGACGCTGGCGCCGGCGCGCTCCACGCTCGGCGGGGCGCTCGCAGCGGCGGAGCGGCTCGCTCCCGACCAGTCGGCGCATCTGCTTGAGGCGGCGCGCGAGGCCTTCATGACCGGCTTCCATGCGGTCGCGCTGATCGCGATCGCCGGCATGGTCTTCTGTATCGCGGTGGCGCTGACCACGCTGCGTGATGCGCGGCCATCAGGGGCGCACTGA
- a CDS encoding class-II fumarase/aspartase family protein — protein sequence MFGTAQMRAVFSDEGLVSRYVEAERALARAQARCGAIPSEAAAAIDDAGRNLVVDFDRLRSETEIVGYPILPLVHQLSKAAGAAGGFVHWGATTQDIMDTANVLQIRAALDLVERDLATLATILAGLAAKHRDTPMAGRTHLQQALPITFGYKAAIWLAGIGRHRERLTQLKPRVLVGQFSGAAGTLASVGAGGLEMQRLFCEELDLGQPAITWHVARDGLAETVALLGLITGSLAKIATDVMLMMATEFGEVSEPFVPGRGASSTMPQKRNPISSELILAAAKAVRQHVATMLDGMIHDFERATGPWHLEWVALPESFLLTASALTNANFMLGGLVVHEKRMRANLDLTGGLIVAEAVMMAAAPKLGRQHAHDVVYGACRQAIEEGGRLADILAGMPEVVAALGSREAIERCCNPANYLGLAGEMVDRVLGATSVATGRAA from the coding sequence ATGTTCGGCACTGCGCAAATGCGGGCGGTGTTCTCGGACGAGGGCCTGGTCAGCCGCTATGTCGAGGCTGAGCGGGCACTTGCCCGCGCCCAGGCGCGCTGCGGCGCGATTCCCAGCGAAGCCGCCGCCGCGATTGACGATGCCGGACGGAATCTCGTCGTCGACTTCGACCGCTTGCGCTCCGAAACCGAGATCGTCGGATATCCGATCCTGCCCCTCGTCCATCAGCTGTCCAAAGCGGCCGGCGCGGCCGGTGGCTTCGTCCACTGGGGCGCGACTACGCAGGACATCATGGATACCGCCAACGTCCTGCAGATCCGGGCGGCGCTCGATCTCGTTGAGCGCGATCTTGCGACGCTCGCGACGATCCTGGCCGGCCTCGCAGCGAAGCACCGCGACACGCCGATGGCCGGCCGCACCCACCTGCAGCAGGCCTTGCCGATCACCTTCGGCTACAAGGCCGCGATCTGGCTCGCCGGGATCGGGCGACATCGCGAGCGGCTGACACAACTGAAGCCGCGCGTGCTGGTCGGCCAGTTCTCCGGCGCGGCAGGCACGCTTGCCTCAGTGGGCGCGGGCGGCCTCGAGATGCAACGGCTGTTCTGCGAGGAACTCGATCTGGGCCAGCCCGCGATCACCTGGCACGTCGCACGCGACGGCCTCGCTGAGACCGTCGCGCTGCTCGGCCTGATCACCGGGTCGCTCGCCAAGATCGCGACCGACGTGATGCTGATGATGGCGACCGAGTTCGGCGAGGTCTCGGAGCCCTTCGTCCCGGGGCGCGGTGCCTCGTCGACCATGCCGCAGAAGCGCAATCCGATCTCGAGCGAGCTCATCCTCGCCGCTGCCAAGGCCGTGCGCCAGCACGTTGCGACCATGCTCGACGGCATGATCCACGATTTCGAGCGCGCGACCGGCCCCTGGCATCTCGAATGGGTGGCGCTGCCGGAGAGCTTCCTGCTCACCGCCTCGGCGCTGACCAACGCGAATTTCATGCTCGGCGGCCTCGTCGTTCACGAGAAGCGCATGCGCGCCAATCTCGATCTCACCGGCGGCCTGATCGTCGCCGAGGCGGTGATGATGGCGGCGGCGCCGAAACTCGGCCGGCAGCATGCCCATGACGTCGTCTACGGCGCCTGCCGCCAGGCGATCGAGGAAGGCGGCCGCCTCGCCGACATCCTGGCCGGCATGCCCGAGGTCGTCGCCGCGCTCGGCAGCCGTGAGGCAATCGAGCGCTGCTGCAATCCGGCCAATTATCTCGGCCTCGCCGGGGAGATGGTCGATCGCGTGCTCGGCGCGACTTCGGTCGCGACAGGCCGCGCCGCCTGA
- the rpmA gene encoding 50S ribosomal protein L27: protein MAHKKAGGSSRNGRDSESKRLGVKRFGDQAVVAGNIIIRQRGTKWHAGVNVGMGKDHTLFATSNGRVRFTTKLGRAFVNVVPAQEAAE from the coding sequence ATGGCTCACAAAAAGGCAGGCGGCTCGTCGCGCAATGGTCGCGACTCCGAAAGCAAGCGTCTCGGCGTAAAGCGTTTCGGCGACCAGGCGGTCGTGGCCGGCAACATCATTATTCGTCAACGCGGCACCAAATGGCACGCCGGCGTGAACGTCGGCATGGGCAAAGACCATACGCTCTTTGCCACGTCGAACGGTCGCGTCCGATTCACGACGAAGCTCGGCCGAGCTTTCGTGAACGTAGTCCCGGCCCAAGAGGCCGCAGAGTAA